Proteins encoded in a region of the Oncorhynchus clarkii lewisi isolate Uvic-CL-2024 chromosome 18, UVic_Ocla_1.0, whole genome shotgun sequence genome:
- the LOC139372571 gene encoding nurim, with product MASVTARGMTLCILALLNFVFVFITGADFVRFISFRAIYHNITGESPLCQDSVPWSVALRDSSVLKSVVVDLGLLALFIVQHSLLAWAPVKQACQSVLGVLNRAMYCSTTALALQLLMHYWQPVTEAPCLWSVRNAPWNTWFPLLCFTLHFLCWSIICSILLIFDYPELLGIKQVYYECLGLGDPLALKSPRAQRLFAHLRHPVCVELAVVLWLLPALPLDRLLLAGSLSAYLALAHSLDTQDCAYLSVQLHSKLRLFSLPQDGTAQNNDNHKQE from the exons ATGGCGTCAGTCACTGCTCGTGGTATGACCCTTTGCATCTTGGCGCTGTTAAACTTTGTCTTCGTTTTTATAACCGGTGCAGACTTTGTTCGTTTCATCTCATTTCGAGCGATATATCATAACATCACTGGAGAGTCGCCACTGTGTCAAG ACTCTGTACCATGGTCTGTAGCTTTGCGGGACAGCTCTGTTCTCAAGTCTGTGGTTGTGGATCTGGGGCTTCTGGCTCTTTTTATTGTCCAGCACAGCCTATTGGCCTGGGCTCCAGTCAAGCAGGCCTGTCAGTCTGTCCTGGGGGTACTGAACCGGGCCATGTACTGCTCCACCACTGCTCTGGctctccag TTATTGATGCATTACTGGCAGCCTGTGACGGAGGCTCCCTGTCTGTGGTCAGTACGTAATGCCCCATGGAATACCTGGTTCCCCCTGCTCTGTTTCACCCTGCACTTCCTCTGCTGGTCCATCATCTGCAGTATACTGCTGATCTTTGACTATCCTGAACTACTGGGCATCAAGCAG GTTTATTATGAGTGCCTTGGTTTGGGAGATCCTCTGGCTCTCAAGTCCCCCCGGGCTCAGCGTCTCTTCGCCCACCTgcgtcaccctgtgtgtgtggagCTGGCTGTGGTGCTGTGGCTCCTCCCTGCCCTGCCCCTGGACAGGCTGCTGCTGGCGGGGAGTCTGTCGGCCTACCTGGCCCTGGCTCACTCCCTGGATACACAGGACTGTGCCTACCTCAGTGTCCAGCTGCATAGCAAACTGCGGCTCTTCTCTTTGCCACAGGATGGCACTGCTCAGAACAATGACAACCACAAGCAAGAGTGA
- the LOC139373339 gene encoding uncharacterized protein: MSVSSLPEWKQLLLERKRREEEEREKREKEEEDKLASMPAWKRGIIQRRRMKQESFGDKEREGPLQVKEGRSPSDPASDLDSSTLVQLGSEPPLSPDITGPWLDEEAKPQCLVLKETIIPVGQNSFIRTHGGWRRGREAERAGEMGHEKGNEQEIEVGRERQKEKERGHVKGHDGESGKGRDIEIQIERYRDRSGGRERDRSAGRETSRDTVRDRERDCPRGRKEEEREEGDSNSPTPKYSYPLVPGLHTIRADNIIIIEQDRKGSDEWRGRRRESERDREVMEEEQENRDVKMDLKEFLAGGGSVTEIRASEILIIKPLAGTEDSRSGGLKGTGREGDGERGRDAKCNKDGGKDCERQLEREVAWLMMKDKERENLREKDRPRTQVASSEKEDRRYGDTDDSIHNERGVRVSELLSKFGEHTKKFREHPKPPSRSKSSECFIRPGRGREPFCLDDGDRRGEEEHAGFRGVPKRSFSFSDRVICTKENGMQDEGNHDRKVVERTCSDRRVAAKGDVVEGEWSERGGKQECWTWLSDKVPVGKHREGCIKADRAVGGQHERRPALESNAGKEIDRWVERVTGVELDLSNKGTEELTENMYGEAGFTMASLRNTEASFARRVPIRQDGRERAVEREVEQTREESERGLDKARSKGREGVGGREAEPQVRERRESDFRRGSEVRDMKRVSEVKDMKRVSEVRDMKRVSEVRDCTISVETTQQNCVITLSIDRASPPQSVDSHYNRVSAFTECSSTLLSSVAHKGTDWHSSQGAPGHHSTQSPLSQHTEDLINKIERVGGAVNERDNHKGTQTLMLDGKGVVREDTETERGSKAYREPGEVSKDTILSPGAHVHSHVYPKKSVLEVTPKCPKSPKCFASVGIPPMPLEIHIPRTVFYGVGEASLQSEYDRSCEGEGGKGVERKDSCRIGKPLSHIESLREKIQQREKERLRNKEGVATTGDDGDATEGTEKAGTRRTRKASCSDWCEEGEMGNEIERERQRQEGSPPQTTSTQFDVTQEVSVSKAVSQLPVPLSFSQAVKGEKETRGISIAACEVALFSSHTTERGEDPTKHVLAELRCDRGRQRKQNTGGRGEEGEDKLSEEEYRLHYLPPSHSPAPLDSLSPSLLHPPSLAEMSRIYNLKTVGSRAAVCMSDRTVDRPIPSHTPKVQSDISAEQQEPCSPERSVGRLTQKQLWGGGGAPGNKASSSDEKSGLQTVQRQVDQLQLREQQEVQRLSHDDNAAQSSFGQNMNLKDKESKAQQSPRISHNQPNKEPQQKHPRQMDQQTILNPRKSQSNLQLHSERPPQPKQAQSNQPKQARSITINSRSVLTPSPENLLHPDQGVPTTPSASPSQSPSVSPSPSPSPAHFTIRSFSGGQQVKRGTTITITPRKPVGGAAVEAVSVSSRPLANTSAQSQMPVLTEEGERGKKRYPTAEEIEVIGGYQNLDKSCLVKTSKASPKGVKVCFDENQLEQVCEYPSETSMFDSTHYPLLGQVKGREEEVEEDEEERGVLVSRSSRNVGAAVGLRVLRVDESCHR, encoded by the coding sequence ATGTCTGTCTCCTCTTTACCGGAATGGAAACAACTCCTGCTAGAgcgaaagaggagggaggaggaggagcgagagaagagagaaaaagaggaggaggacaaaCTCGCCAGCATGCCTGCCTGGAAGCGAGGGATCATCCAGAGGAGGAGAATGAAACAGGAGAGTTTCGGGGACAAGGAGAGGGAGGGCCCCCTCCAAGTCAAGGAGGGCAGGTCCCCCTCTGATCCTGCGAGTGACCtggacagctctacactagtgCAGCTGGGAAGTGAACCACCACTCAGCCCAGACATCACGGGGCCTTGGCTGGATGAAGAGGCTAAACCGCAGTGTCTGGTGTTAAAGGAGACCATCATCCCTGTCGGACAAAACTCATTCATTCGCACACATGGcggatggaggaggggaagagaagcagagagggctGGGGAGATGGGCCACGAGAAAGGGAATGAGCAGGAAAtagaagtagggagagagaggcaaaaggagaaagaaagaggccaCGTCAAAGGTCATGATGGAGAGTCTGGGAAGGGAAGAGATATAGAAATACAAATAGAGCGATACAGGGACAGGAGTGGgggcagagaaagggacaggagTGCCGGGAGAGAGACGAGCCGGGATACTGTGAGAGACAGGGAAAGGGATTGCccgagagggagaaaagaggaggagagggaggagggagactcaAATTCTCCAACCCCGAAGTACTCCTATCCACTAGTCCCAGGCCTTCATACTATCAGAGCAGACAACATCATCATTATTGAACAGGACAGAAAGGGAAGTGATGAatggaggggtagaaggagagagtcagagagggatagggaggtgATGGAAGAGGAGCAGGAAAATAGAGATGTAAAGATGGACCTCAAGGAGTTTCTGGCTGGTGGAGGGAGTGTCACAGAGATCCGAGCATCAGAAATATTGATCATTAAACCCTTAGCTGGCACTGAGGACTCAAGAAGTGGAGGTCTCAAAGGGACAGGCagggaaggagatggagaaagagggagagatgcaaAGTGCaataaagatggagggaaagactgtgagaggcagctggagagagaggtggcaTGGCTGATGAtgaaagataaagagagggaaAACTTGAGGGAGAAAGACCGACCACGGACACAAGTAGCTTCTTCAGAAAAAGAGGATAGGAGATATGGTGACACAGATGACAGTATCCACAACGAGAGAGGAGTTAGGGTGAGTGAGCTGCTGAGTAAATTTGGGGAGCACACAAAAAAATTCAGGGAACATCCAAAACCCCCATCCCGGTCTAAAAGCTCAGAGTGTTTCATCCGGCCTGGCAGGGGCAGAGAACCGTTTTGTCTGGAtgatggagacaggagaggggaggaggaacaTGCAGGATTCAGGGGTGTGCCCAAGCGGTCATTCAGCTTCTCTGACCGTGTGATATGCACAAAGGAGAATGGCATGCAGGACGAGGGGAACCATGATAGGAAGGTGGTGGAGAGGACATGTTCAGACAGGAGGGTGGCAGCAAAGGGAGATGTAGTGGAGGGGGAATGGTCAGAGAGGGGAGGCAAGCAGGAGTGCTGGACCTGGCTTTCAGATAAAGTGCCTGTGGGGAAGCATAGAGAGGGATGCATAAAAGCAGACAGGGCGGTAGGGGGACAGCACGAGAGACGGCCTGCTTTGGAAAGTAACGCCGGAAAAGAGATTGACCGTTGGGTCGAGAGAGTAACAGGAGTGGAGTTAGATTTGAGCAACAAGGGGACAGAGGAACTCACAGAGAATATGTATGGGGAGGCAGGGTTTACAATGGCCTCACTTAGAAACACCGAGGCCTCGTTTGCGCGAAGAGTGCCCATCAGACAGGATGGTCGAGAGAGAGCAGTGGAAAGAGAGGTGGAGCAAACGAgagaagaaagcgagagagggttGGACAAGGCGAGGagcaaagggagagagggggtgggtggAAGAGAGGCAGAACCTCAAGTGCGGGAGAGAAGGGAGTCAGACTTTAGGCGAGGATCAGAGGTAAGGGACATGAAGAGGGTATCAGAGGTAAAGGACATGAAGAGGGTATCAGAGGTAAGGGACATGAAGAGGGTATCAGAGGTAAGGGACTGCACAATTTCAGTTGAAACAACTCAGCAAAACTGTGTGATCACCCTCTCCATAGACAGAGCCAGTCCTCCTCAGTCTGTCGATAGTCATTACAACCGCGTGTCAGCGTTTACAGAGTGCTCATCAACCTTGCTCAGTAGTGTGGCACATAAAGGAACAGATTGGCATAGTAGTCAAGGAGCCCCGGGACACCATTCAACCCAGTCACCACTGTCACAGCACACAGAGGATCTTATCAACAagatagagagagtggggggggcaGTGAATGAACGTGACAATCACAAAGGGACCCAAACATTGATGCTGGATGGCAAAGGCGTGGTGAGGGAGgacacagagactgagagagggagcAAAGCTTATAGGGAGCCAGGTGAGGTAAGCAAGGACACTATACTTTCACCTGGCGCACACGTGCACAGTCATGTTTACCCCAAAAAGTCAGTTCTTGAAGTGACCCCTAAGTGTCCTAAGTCTCCAAAGTGCTTTGCCTCAGTTGGAATCCCTCCAATGCCACTTGAGATACACATACCCAGGACCGTGTTCTATGGTGTGGGGGAGGCAAGCCTCCAAAGCGAATACGACCGGAGCTgcgaaggagagggaggaaaaggtgtggagaggaaggacagTTGCAGGATCGGCAAGCCCTTGTCTCACATCGAATCCTTGCGAGAGAAAatccaacagagagagaaggagaggctgaGGAACAAGGAGGGAGTGGCAACGACGGGGGATGATGGAGATGCGACTGAGGGGACAGAAAAGGCTGGGACTAGAAGGACTAGAAAAGCTTCATGTTCAGACTGGtgtgaggaaggagagatggggaacgaaatagagcgagagagacagagacaggaaggcTCCCCACCGCAGACAACATCCACTCAGTTTGACGTCACACAGGAAGTGAGCGTGTCGAAAGCCGTCTCCCAGCTTCCTGTTCCTCTCTCGTTCTCGCAAGCTGtcaaaggagagaaagaaaccagAGGGATCTCCATTGCAGCCTGTGAAGTAGCCTTGTTCAGCTCTCACACGACTGAGAGAGGGGAAGATCCAACCAAACATGTACTAGCAGAGTTACGGTGCGACAGGGGTCGGCAGAGGAAACAGAACACCGGAGgcagaggagaagaaggagaggataAACTCTCAGAGGAAGAGTACAGGCTGCATTATCTGCCTCCTTCACACTCTCCCGCGCCCTtagactctctctccccctctctgcttcaccctccctctcttgctGAAATGAGCCGGATCTATAACTTGAAAACGGTGGGGTCCAGGGCGGCGGTGTGCATGAGTGACAGGACCGTGGATAGGCCTATCCCATCACACACTCCTAAGGTACAGTCCGACATATCTGCAGAACAACAGGAGCCATGCAGTCCAGAGAGATCAGTTGGGAGGCTGACACAGAAGCAgctgtggggtggtggtggggctCCTGGGAATAAAGCCTCTTCCAGCGATGAGAAGTCCGGACTTCAGACTGTACAGCGGCAGGTGGATCAGCTTCAGTTGCGAGAACAACAGGAAGTACAGAGACTATCACATGATGACAATGCAGCACAGTCGTCTTTTGGACAAAATATGAATTTGAAAGATAAAGAGTCTAAAGCTCAGCAAAGCCCTAGGATATCACACAACCAGCCTAATAAGGAACCTCAGCAGAAGCATCCGAGGCAAATGGACCAGCAAACAATCCTAAATCCCAGAAAATCTCAGTCCAATCTGCAACTGCACTCTGAAAGGCCTCCTCAACCCAAGCAGGCCCAGTCCAACCAACCCAAACAGGCCCGATCCATTACCATCAACTCCAGATCTGTCCTGACCCCCTCTCCTGAGAACTTATTACACCCAGACCAGGGAGTACCAACCACCCCATCAGCTTCCCCATCCCagtccccctccgtctctccctccccttccccttctccGGCCCATTTCACCATCAGAAGCTTCTCTGGGGGCCAGCAGGTCAAGAGGggcaccaccatcaccatcacccccAGGAAGCCTGTTGGAGGGGCAGCCGTGGAAGCTGTTTCTGTATCCTCTAGACCCCTGGCCAATACGTCTGCCCAGTCCCAGATGCCTGTCCTAaccgaggaaggagagagaggcaagaaGAGGTACCCCACTGCGGAGGAGATCGAAGTGATCGGCGGGTATCAGAACCTGGACAAGTCCTGCCTGGTCAAGACTTCCAAAGCATCTCCCAAAGGG